CAGCCTGGCATTTGCCGGCGCGGCTAAATCCCGTACTTTACGCTGAACATCGCGAACCCAGACGTCGTTGTTGTAAAGCGCATCCAGTAGCGGTGTGATTTCCAGTCGCTGGTTATCTTCCTCGTCAAAGCCTGAACGCAACATCATCTGCCGTTCTTCAAAACGCCATGGGTTACGCAAAGAGCGTGCCTGCCAGGATGAGCCGACCAATACGATAACCTGACGGGCTTGTTTCAGTGCCTCACAAATGACCGCCAAATGGCCCAGATGAGGGGGCTGAAAACGGCCAATAAAGACGAGGCAGTCAAACTCATACGCCTGGCTCGGATGTGAGGCATCAGTTGGCATGCGAGGCTATCCTTTGTCTATAAATCATGGTCAAGCATTATGGTGGGCTTGGCGAGGCGGCGCAATCTAGCTCTGCAGCCAACGGTGCGATTGGGTATGCTAGTTAAATTAGGCCATGGATTGTTGGCCCTGTATCAATTGATAAGGGAGTTTTCATGCTCAAACGCAGCGCTTATTTTTGGGGCAACGTGATCAGGGATTCAGCGTCATTATGGTTGAAACGCAACGCCTTCAGCTATGCAGGCTCCCTGGCGTTTTACACCCTTTTTTCACTGGCGCCCACCATTATTATTGCGGTCACCGTCATTGGCCTTGTGCTAGGTGAGGAAGCGGCTCAAGGACAGATCGTCGCGCAACTGCAAGGCACTATCGGCAGTGATGCCGCGTCGGTAGTTGAGGAAGCCGTCGCTCAATCACGCATTCAGGAGGCGGGCATCATGCCGACGCTCCTGGGTGTAGGCGCGCTTATCGTGGGTGCCACGACGGTATTTGCGCAAATGCAGTTCTCGCTCAATACGATCTGGGGCGTCACCGCCAAGCCGACCGCAAACGGGGCGCTGGTGTTTATTAAAAATCGCATACTCTCATTAACGGTTGTGCTGTCGATCGGGTTTATATTGCTGGTCTCGTTAGCGTTGGGTGTGGCCATTCGTAGTGCGCTCGGTGCTGCAGATCAACTGCTGCCTTACGTGGGCCTGCTGAGCCAAGTGGCCGAATCACTGGTTTCGCTATTGGTCGTTGCGCTGCTTTTCGCGACGATTTTTAAGGTCTTGCCCGATGTGGTGTTGAGTTGGCAGGATGTTCTGATTGGCGCTGTGGTAACTGCCGTGTTATTTACCATCGGCCGGAGTGTCATCGCAGTCTATCTTGCCTATACGGCAACGGCTTCCACTTACGGTGCGGCGGGTTCTGTGGTGATGGTGTTGCTGTGGGTTTATTATTCATCCCTCATTTTGCTGTTTGGCGCCGCCTTTACACGCTCGCTTCTGTTGCGCAGAGGTCGGCCGTTGGTGCCACGCAATAGCGCTGTTGTTATCAAATATCAGGAAAATGACGACGGCTAGAACAGGAGGCGACAATGGCAGATTGTTGTGTACGTGCGTGGGTGACGGGAAAAGTGCAAGGCGTTTTGTTTCGGCGCTCTACCCAACATCAGGCGCTGCAGCACCGTTTAACCGGCTATGCGAAAAACTTGCCTGACGGCCGTGTTGAAGTGTTGCTTTGTGGGAGTCCTGAGGACGTGAAAACCGTCAGCGAGTGGTTATGGAAAGGCCCTGACGGGGCGCAGGTGACCCACGTCGAATTTAACGTCTTGGATCAGTGCCACGCCCCGGACCATTTTGCGACTTATTAGCGGCTTGCTTCCCACTGCCGGATGTTTTCAACGGTCAAGCTGACAATGTTTTGCCGGGCTTCTGGCGTAACCCAGGCGTTATGGGGTGTGACAACCAGGTTGAGTGCTTCATCCAGCGCATCTAGCAGGGGATGTCCTTCGCGTGGCGGCTCATTGGGAAGCACGTCGACGGCAAGCCCGCCAATTTGCCCATCCCTGAGTGCCGATAGGGCAGCATGTTCGTCGATAATGCCTCCACGCGCGCAGTTAACCAGCAATAACGAAGGCTTGACCTTGGCCAGGCGTGCTGCATTGATCAGGTGGCGTGTGGCGTCATTCAGCGGACAGTGAAGGCTGATGACATCGGCTTCTGGCAGCAGGTCGTCGAGCGACGGGCGGTTGTCGTTCGCTTCATTACCCGGGCGGGCGGCAAAGGTTACCCGCATTCCCAGTGCTTTAGCCAGGCGCGCCACTTCCGAGCCAAGTTCGCCCTGGCCGACCATCACCAGGTGCTTGCCCGACAGCTGCATCGTTGGATAATGCTGCAGGCAGAAGAAATCGCTGTTTTGCCAGGCGCCCGCGGCGACATCCCGTTGATAAAGCGGCAGTCTGTTTGCCAATGTCAGCATTAGCATCAAGGTGTGCTGTGACACACTGGCGGTGCCATAAGCGGCAACGTTTTTAACCGCTATACCTTGGGCGCTGGCAGTCTCCAGGTCGATATTGTTGAGCCCGGTGGCCAGCA
This window of the Halomonas sp. SH5A2 genome carries:
- a CDS encoding YihY/virulence factor BrkB family protein, producing MLKRSAYFWGNVIRDSASLWLKRNAFSYAGSLAFYTLFSLAPTIIIAVTVIGLVLGEEAAQGQIVAQLQGTIGSDAASVVEEAVAQSRIQEAGIMPTLLGVGALIVGATTVFAQMQFSLNTIWGVTAKPTANGALVFIKNRILSLTVVLSIGFILLVSLALGVAIRSALGAADQLLPYVGLLSQVAESLVSLLVVALLFATIFKVLPDVVLSWQDVLIGAVVTAVLFTIGRSVIAVYLAYTATASTYGAAGSVVMVLLWVYYSSLILLFGAAFTRSLLLRRGRPLVPRNSAVVIKYQENDDG
- the yccX gene encoding acylphosphatase gives rise to the protein MADCCVRAWVTGKVQGVLFRRSTQHQALQHRLTGYAKNLPDGRVEVLLCGSPEDVKTVSEWLWKGPDGAQVTHVEFNVLDQCHAPDHFATY
- a CDS encoding D-2-hydroxyacid dehydrogenase; protein product: MPNAVILDAESLGPQIDLTAIHQAVSRLEVFGQSTSQQARERLANTDIAIVNKVVLDAETLKQLPSLKLICVLATGLNNIDLETASAQGIAVKNVAAYGTASVSQHTLMLMLTLANRLPLYQRDVAAGAWQNSDFFCLQHYPTMQLSGKHLVMVGQGELGSEVARLAKALGMRVTFAARPGNEANDNRPSLDDLLPEADVISLHCPLNDATRHLINAARLAKVKPSLLLVNCARGGIIDEHAALSALRDGQIGGLAVDVLPNEPPREGHPLLDALDEALNLVVTPHNAWVTPEARQNIVSLTVENIRQWEASR